The window TAAAGTGTAGCTGCTTTGTTGATAATTGTAGTTACACTATAGCTTAtagtagattttattttattttgcagcacattgatgttattatgtattACCTGAGAAAAAGAGGCAAATATggccccaacaacaacaacactagGTTTACAACAACCGATTGCTTTGTTCAAGTCAAAGATTGAACAAATCTAtgagaagttcataagttctccgCCAGAAAAAAAGTATTTGGTTGTTAAACCCGATGATGATGTTGCAGAATATATTCTTGGGTATAGACTTCTTGCTAATGTTGCCTGGTATGAAGTTGACTATGTCATCATGCCCGTGAATATTGTAGAGAATTTTCATTGGTTGTTGGTCGTTTTCGACATAGCGGACAAGCAACTTTATGTGTATGATTCCATGGTGTCTTCACACCATCATAATGCTGTTGAATCATGTATTGATAAGCTTTCAATCATTATCCCTCTGTATTTGTCTTGCACTGATTTCTACGGGAAGCGTAAAGACATTGACTTCAAGACCACAAAGGCATACATTGAGAAACCAGTTACAAACCCTCTCAACATATAGTGGATGGTTGCGGAGATTCCATAGCAAAAGGAAGGATCACTGTAAAAAAAACTATTCTCTCTTTCTAgatgtttaattattttttcttataatcatttgttaaataattaaattattttgcCTTATGCAGTGATTGTGGTGTATTTGTGGCTGCTTTTATGGAGTATGTTAGCCTTGGAGATTTGTCAATCCCTTCAGAAGACCTTTCGGATATCGACCAACACCGTAGACGCTATGGAGCTCTATTATGGAACTATGCTACAAAGAAGCAAGAAGATGGGTCAATCAGTGAAAGTGAGGTTACATGCAGGCTAGCAAGGAGGAAGGGTGCTCCTGCTTTGAATGAGAAGACTAGAGTCCGGAGAAAGAAAAAATAGTGTCCTGTTTTCCTAGTTTAGTTGATGTCAATTTGTAGTTGAAGGAGAATACACTACTTTATGaacaaaattttaagttttttatTGCAGCATacctttttattttgttattttatctttCATTATTAGTTGTTCACTTGAATATAAATTGGTTGTTTACAACACTATATCTTCATTATATTAAACATGAGTATTTTGATGTTAGAATATAATTTGCCTACAAATAATCTTCACAATATCTACATTTTGGAAACACTCAATGTAGATATTGTATATAATTTTGTAGTTGTATATGctcataatttttatgaaataccTTCAAGTTGTAGGTAATGTCTGTATATAACTGTCAGTTGAAGTTAAATTACACAATAAACAGAAGAAATAAATACTCCAATCATAGAAATATATTATCcacaatttatctacaaatcATCTACAAATTATTACCAAGACTACAATTTAACTACTTTTAACCTATATTTTACCTACAATCTGAAAACACTTTACATTAAAGTTACTTTTTTAATATCAGTTGTATTGtagataataaatattaaaatttaattacACTATATCAAAGACAAATTTAGATGCATGACACAATACATAAAAGAATATTAAACACACATAAATAAATTGTAGTCTATTTCATAATGATCTTTAAAAACTTAAACGATTACACAAAAAATCTGCTAACTTTAACTCACTAACAATTAGTTTGAATAACTATTCTAACTACATGATATTCATTTCTTCTTGGGCGCATTCttgcaagatcttttgttatgcccttcacCTCCATAATTTCCACATGACACCTTGTACTTCTTTGACTTTATTGCATCATATGTTTTATATCTTTCCTTTTGAGGTCTCCCTGGCTGCCTTTTATCTCCCGTCGGTGGATGAAGAGGATTTACTGGTATTTCATACGTACGCAGAAGGCTCTCCCTTGTGTAATACGGAGAGCAATGGTTTTCATATGTTTCATTCATGTGCCTTAATGCTGCCAAAGCATGCACACATGGAAGTTCTTCAAGTTAGAATTGGCCACAACTACATTTTTTGTTTTCTAGACACACAATGTACCGCTTCACACCATGTAACACAGTATGTATATGATCtgttgaagccctcacctacAATTACAGAACAAACAGAAAAAATATTATCTCAATCATAAAAATAGattatctacaacttatctacaaattatctataAATATTCTACACCTTTTCTACAACCTACAATTATCTACAATTtgactacaatttatctacaatctgGAAACACTGCATATtaagtaatttattttttctgCACCAAATAAACAGATCTTACTATAAGCTTCTGAGATAATGTTCTGTTGTTCTCTAATTCTTTGTTGAATTTGGACCCAAGAAATGTGAAAGTATCCTTCGCCTTCAATAACTTCTCGTTGGTCTAACGTTCTAGCAGTGTCCGTATATACTCTAAAAGGTCAAATATCGACAACTCTCTTGCATATTTGGTTACAGCGTTCAACGACTCTGCAATATTTGATGTCATTGTCCACGTTCTATTCACTGTTGCATGTACTCTTAACCATATATGATAGCCAATATCATACAGGTAAGATTTCACACGCGGGTCTACCTCTTCAATCTTCGACattctttcattaaattcatccagAGTGTATGACCGTGTTGTAGCAAAGTACAATTCATGTAATTGTAGATGACCTTTCTTGAATTTTGAccttatatttgtccaaatatgccacatgcaagaGTAGTGTGGCATGGCCGGATAGAAAATTGATGTTGCCTTTAGTATACTCTCATTCCTATCTGAAACAACACACATTGAAGGTCTTTCACCATATGCCtgcttgaattgctcaaagaaccacTTCCAAGATGCGTCGTTTTCAGAATCAACCACAACATATGTCAAGGGCAAGATTGTACCTACATcattaattcataaaatattaattGGCAGCTTTGAAcatgtatataaaaatataaatacataaCAACTACAATATATCTTTATAATATAGACAATTTATCTACATTTTATGTAATAGctaaaaataactacaaaattACTACAATGTATCTACATTTTATAGACTGCCTACAAAATAACTGCAAATTTTTTACACTTTTTACCTACTTCATGCATGGTGCTTGCTGTCAGTATAATCCCCCTGTAGGCTGACTTTAAGAATGTCTCATCAACCACTACTACTGGCCTACAATGTTGCCAACCACTTATTGATGTACAAAGAGCAACAAATGCGTATAAGAAGCATTCATCTGCTGTCTTCTTTAATTTAACAACTGAACCAGGATAAGTCTCctcaagaatataaaaatatttgggtaatttGCTGTAGGAGTCAGCCGAATTCCCTCTCAAAAACCGTAAagccttttcctttgctctccatACTTGCATGTAGCTTAGGTTCACTCCGTGTTCGGATAACATGTCAGTTTGTATGTCCTTTGGTGTGTAAACAGTCTTTGGATCACAATACTTTGGAATGACCATGCTACCAACTACAGCTGCAGTATGGTTCCGTTGTATGAATGTTTCGTCTATTAAGGAGCATGTGTGTTGTCGGTTGAAACTCCTTATCTTGAATATTGCGTATTCATTAATTGACATTGCTTTGAAGTGCCATTTACAGTTTTCACCAACGCATACAAGCCAATAGCTACaaaaaatacaatatttaatATAGATTATAAATGTAGATGCAACAAAAGGACTGTTTTAACATAAAGTAACataaactacaatttaactacaatttatctacaatgtTTAAAAAACACATATCTTGAGTAAAACACTGCTTTTAATGATCTTTTCTCCACAAATATCTCCATACCTTCTATTACTAGATCTTTTAACTCTGAACTGGAACTTGTGCATCACAGAAAAGTGCTTCATTCCAGCAGCTACAGTTTGCTTGTCCTGATACACTTGTCCTTCTTCAATAGCAGTTTGCGTAGATTCTATTATTATTTCACTTTTATATTCCTCTATAGCTGGAGAGCatggcatatcaagtaactttagggATCCAGACGAACCTGCATCAAAATAAAGATAAACAGTGTCATTATAATTTTGTAGAAtctttgtagataatttgtagatacAGTGAAAATTTTGTATTCATCCATTTTAGGATGTCAGacattgtagtaaaattgtactATAACTGTTgcaatttgtagaaatttgtgAAAACAATACTGCTTCGTACATAATTAAACtgatttgtattttatttgactAGATTTTGTTCTAAACATAGATTATAGTTTTATTTGAAGACAACATTTTGAAATCAACAATTTCTAATCATAGATTGTAGTTTATTTTGTCGTATAAATGTAGTAACTTTGtagataattttgaaaataacatTGCTTTATTCTTTCATTAAACTgatttgtagtttaattgtaggtaaatgtagtaattttgtagataATACCGTAAAACCATAATTCTATGCAATTTCGAACTATACAAACCTGCACTTGTGTTATCGTTGGTGATTGtcaattccatattgaaatctcGTACACTTATACATAACAGATATGAACCTAAGTTTTTATTCTCCTTTTTGGTCTCCATATACACACGAACCCCCATATCATTCCTAATCTCCATTGGGGGCAATTATCATTCACcatgtatttgatttctataatttttctgaaGTATCAATCGATAGTTGTTCTGCAATTGTAGAAATCAGAATAATGTAGCTTACATTCTCATCTACCACAATGGCATCAACTTCAAAATCTCTAAATCTGCCATAGTTATCCCAATtctcattcaattgtagcatGATTGCGATTTTGGACATGATTGCGTGTTGTTGCTGATGTATTATTCTAAATTTTTTCGTTTATTTGGATTTCTagattgagaaaaaaaaagatgaagaacaGATATATGATCGCCAATTTGATTTCTGAAAATGACGAAGAACAGAATATAGCAATGTTGAGTTGTTGAATCTCGAAGATTTGAATTCTACaatttgaattgttgaagctATTCGTAGTTTGTTGAAACTGTtcatacttttttttaaaatttttgaattgtagtttaagAGTAAATTACGCATATGCGAAATCTCTCCTTTCCGTTTCAAAACTTGAATTTAATGTAGAATCAATCAATCCCAAGATTCTTTCCTGATTTTTCGCGTGTTATTAAGGGAAGATTCTGCCCTATTAATTCCTAATAAACGAATGGTACAGAAATTGTAGGAAAAATGTGGATTAGGCAGGTAATTTAGATACTATGCACatatttggtaataaaattttatatatgGTATACGAAGGAAAAAATCcctaaaaaaatgggtataggttaaatgggctGTGCAATTTTTACATTATCATATTGTGAATGTTTTCCTTTATGGCCCTTTGGCAATTATTGTCATAGTACGCGGCACATAATGTCATTGTTAATCCATTTTCATCGaccaaaaaaaaatatcattGTCGGTTCTATTACCTATAATAAATATAAATgttattttttactttaatttaaCAGCTGGTATGGTTCGTATGGAGTAAATATTTCACCACCTACCACCACTCGTACTCATCTTCTGCACACATTATGCGGTTAGGTCTTTATTTATTTAGTGTGATTATATATTGGTATGTTTGAGCAATGTTATCAACTACTCTGCCATAGACGTCAATATATTATCATATATCGTGACTTCCGATGCAGAGTTCGCTTACTTAATAACTTTTGTTAGATTCAATATTTGTCTAGTGAAATTCATAgaatatattttaattattaatttagaatacaataacttaaaaaaactaaaatttcaaattCATAAGTTTTAAATCCTCTCTCA of the Nicotiana tabacum cultivar K326 chromosome 7, ASM71507v2, whole genome shotgun sequence genome contains:
- the LOC107775321 gene encoding uncharacterized protein LOC107775321; translation: MNLVRSFPASFFPSSKSRFIRISSLLDSSDACVYLVLGSPISIGIKASAPYTNDNGVSPVLVFAMVHLSITYRMVVAGNSRRLYLSRLVAFEIFSFKLLAKAIAAQLSGSSGSLKLLDMPCSPAIEEYKSEIIIESTQTAIEEGQVYQDKQTVAAGMKHFSVMHKFQFRVKRSSNRSYWLVCVGENCKWHFKAMSINEYAIFKIRSFNRQHTCSLIDETFIQRNHTAAVVGSMVIPKYCDPKTVYTPKDIQTDMLSEHGVNLSYMQVWRAKEKALRFLRGNSADSYSKLPKYFYILEETYPGSVVKLKKTADECFLYAFVALCTSISGWQHCRPVVVVDETFLKSAYRGIILTASTMHEVGTILPLTYVVVDSENDASWKWFFEQFKQAYGERPSMCVVSDRNESILKATSIFYPAMPHYSCMWHIWTNIRSKFKKGHLQLHELYFATTRSYTLDEFNERMSKIEEVDPRVKSYLYDIGYHIWLRVHATVNRTWTMTSNIAESLNAVRASTDHIHTVLHGVKRYIVCLENKKSLRHMNETYENHCSPYYTRESLLRTYEIPVNPLHPPTGDKRQPGRPQKERYKTYDAIKSKKYKVSCGNYGGEGHNKRSCKNAPKKK